In Nicotiana tabacum cultivar K326 chromosome 17, ASM71507v2, whole genome shotgun sequence, one DNA window encodes the following:
- the LOC107788420 gene encoding homeobox-leucine zipper protein ATHB-13 has translation MLSGITGIMAFVPSTPEISINFQDNHIPSTSPKVFPSPCNIPHQDFNGVSSMLMRRSMSFSGVERCDNHQDLRVDDNEMSDDDGSSQLLGEKKRRLNLEQVKALERSFEVANKLEPERKIQLARALGLQPRQIAIWFQNRRARWKTKQLERDYEILKRQYDALKSDNDALKTQNKNLHSELQLLTLRNRESGGGGAPMINLNKENEGSWSNGSEENNSIDVNIGTTTTTRTSSGDSPFYSNNNKNNVFPESSPIPLAQLFHQSSSRSDLQCHTIDPTVPDDQGFCNMFATPVNDQTNFWPWPEQQQFN, from the exons ATGCTTTCTGGTATTACAGGGATCATGGCCTTTGTTCCTTCTACTCCTGAAATTTCCATCAATTTTCAAGATAATCACATTCCTTCCACCTCCCCTAAAGTTTTTCCCTCTCCTTGTAACATTCCTCATCAAGACTTCAATG GCGTATCATCAATGTTAATGAGGAGATCGATGTCGTTTTCGGGTGTGGAGAGGTGCGATAATCATCAGGATTTGAGAGTGGATGATAATGAAATGTCAGATGATGATGGCTCTTCGCAATTGCTAGGGGAGAAGAAGAGGAGGCTTAATTTGGAGCAAGTGAAGGCACTTGAGAGAAGTTTTGAAGTGGCCAACAAGCTTGAGCCTGAGAGGAAAATTCAGTTGGCTAGAGCTTTAGGGTTGCAGCCTAGACAGATTGCAATCTGGTTCCAGAATAGAAGAGCAAGGTGGAAGACTAAGCAATTGGAAAGAGATTACGAGATCTTGAAGAGACAATATGATGCACTTAAGTCTGATAACGATGCACTCAAGACTCAAAACAAGAATCTTCATTCCGAG CTACAGTTATTAACTCTGAGGAACAGAGAATCAGGCGGCGGAGGCGCACCAATGATAAATCTGAACAAAGAAAACGAGGGATCTTGGAGTAATGGAAGTGAAGAGAATAACAGTATAGATGTAAATATTGGAACAACGACAACTACAAGGACATCATCAGGTGACAGCCCATTTTACTCCAATAACAACAAGAATAATGTTTTCCCAGAATCCAGCCCAATCCCTTTGGCCCAGCTCTTTCATCAGAGTTCATCAAGATCAGATCTCCAGTGCCACAcgattgatccaacggtcccagATGATCAAGGATTCTGCAATATGTTTGCTACTCCCGTGAATGATCAGACAAATTTTTGGCCATGGCCAGAGCAGCAACAGTTCAATtaa